DNA sequence from the Methanolobus psychrophilus R15 genome:
TTGTCAATATGCTCAGAATATCGCCCCCTCATCAATGTATCTAGCTATAGCAATAGTCCCTACAAAACTTATGATGGATAGTACAAGGGCAGCATCCAGGAAAAACGGAGATTCCTGCACATATGAATATACTCCCAGAGTTACTACCATGACAAGGGTCAGCGCATCAAGACCGACGACCCTGTCAGGAAGTGTCGGTCCGGCTATAATCCTGTACAGGCAGGGAATTAGTGAAATGCTCATTATAACAAGGGCCACGTCAAGTAAATTCATTCAAAGGCCTCCAGTACATATTTTTCGAGTTTGTCGCGGATAGATATCTTAAGTGCCTCAGGATCCGAAGCATCTATTGAATGGACATATATCTTTGTCAGATCATCCGATACATCTATCGTGAGTGTCCCGGGTGTAAGGCTGATCGTATTTGCAATAGCTGTAATGGACACGTCCTTTGTTGCACGTATGGGAACCGCTATTATTCCGGGCTTGATATCCAGCTTTGGCCACAGGACTATCTTTGCGACCAGGATACTTGCTTTTGTGATCTCTATCATGAGGATTGCAAAGAAGGTTGCAAGTTTTGGAATGCGTGCGATTATGTTCTTGTAAGGCACGTCTTCATCAGGCTGGTATAGCTTCTTCAGAGACCAGATGATCAGAATACCCAGCACAGAGCCAACCATAAAATTCAATATACTGGCCTCTCCGCTGACAAAACACCAGACGATTCCCAGGGCCAGTGCATAAGCAATATATTGTCTCATCGTACACTCCTCTCAAGTACGGCTGCTATATATGGCTGCGGGTCAAGCAATTGCTCTGCTATTGTGCTTGAAAGTACTATCAGGGGTTCGGGATACACTCCCAGGAATATGACCACACAAGCCAGCAGGGCCAGGGATATCTTGATCGCAATGGTCGGATTACGGGTTTTATATGCATCTTCTTTGTCATGCTCCTTTACCTCTCCCCAGAAGATGGACAGCCATGTCCTGAACAGATAGAATAGTGTGAAAATTGCAAATACAAGTGCTATCCCGATGGGAATATAATACTCTGCCCCAAGACCTGCATCAAAGAGCACAAGCTTGGCAAAAAACCCTCCTGTGGGTGGAAGTCCTGCAATTGACATGGCGCCGATCAGGAATATGACACTGAGGAACGGGGCTGACTGGACGAACCCTCCCATCTTTCTTATGTCCTTTGTACCTGCATGGTAAAGCGTTTCTCCCGTAGCCAGGAAAAGCATGGATTTGGCAATAGCGTGGTTGACGAGATAAACCATAGCTGCAGTCAGCGCATAAGCAGTTCCCATGCCTACTCCAAGAAGCACATACCCTATCTGGCTTACACTTGAATACGCAAGCAGCCTTTTAAGATCATACTGACCCACTGCTGAAGTAGCTCCCACTGCTATTGTCACAAGCGATAGCAGGATCAGCACTGGTTGAAGCATGAACATGGACTCATGGAATATCAGGTAGTGGACCCTAAGGATACCATATACTCCGACCTTGATCACCATTCCACTAAGCATTGCATGGATAGGTGCAGGTGCTGATGGATGCACATCTGCAAGCCAGAAGTGCAGGGGAAACAAGGCTGCTTTGTATCCAAAGACCACAATAAGCATCATTGCAATGACGTGGATGTGCCAGGGAAGCGTTCCTGTCTCAGCCAGATATGCTATTTTGACCGCAATATCTGCCATATTGAGCGTGCCTACGGTTGCATAGAGAGAAGCAATGGCAACCAGCATCAGGATGATGCTCACCATATTAAGTATCAGGTATTTGAATATGGCTTCCAGCTTGTCTGCCATTTTTGTGTGGTCACCCCTGCCTGTCAGGACTATAAGCCCGCAGGAAGAGAGCACCAGCACTTCAAAGAAGACGAACATGTTGAATATATCCCCTGTGAGGAATATCCCGTTAAGACCCGCAGCCATCAGATTGAAAAGCGGAAAGAATGTGGTATCCAGAGCTCTTCTGTCCATATAGTCCGTGGCATATATCATGGCCATCAGGGATATCAGGGAACTGAGGACCACCATGCTTGCACCAAGAAGGTCTGCCACGAGCAGTATGCCGTATTTTCCCCATTCTCCAACCTCATAAACGATGATGCCATTGTTCCATACATCTAATAAAAGACTGAGGCTCATGACGAACAGACCGGCAAATACGCCTATATTAAGCGCTTTCTGTAAGCCCGACTTTGACCTGAAAAGTATCGTGATTGCTGCGAACACCATGGGTAGGGCGACCAGAATGATGGGGACGTGTTGCATTGAATCCATTATCCTTTCAGCCTCCTGATCTCACTCACGTCAGTTGTGCCATGTTCCTGGTAGATACGATAGCAAAGTATTAGCAGGAAAGCAGTTGTAGCAAGGCTGATCACTATTGCGGTGAGCGTAAGGGCCTGTACCAGAGGGTCTACAAACACCATTTCTGTCCCTTTCGGGATAATAGGGGCAAGAATACCGTTTGCAAGATCGTCTGTGAAAATGATGCCTGATGAGCTGCCTGGATCTTCGCTGGTGATTATGGGGGTCCTTCCTCCAAGAAAAGCCCCTGCTGATACAATAAGCAGGTTTGTTGCATGGGAAAGGACCGTGATACCTATGGCTACTTTTATCATGTCTCTTCTGAGGATCATGAATGTACCAATCGCAAAAAGCAGTGCTATGCAAACAGAGAGCAGTGTATTGTTCATTCATCCTCACCTGTGCCCTTGAACACATAAAGCAGGCTGCCAATGACCACAAGATATACCCCTATGTCAAAAAGGGTCGTTGATAGCAGCTTGACATCACCCGCCAATGGCAGGTTGACCAACATATATAAGCTTCTGAGGAAATTATATCCAAAGAGCATGGCTCCAAAGCCTGTAAGGGAGGCAAGCAGCAGGCCAGTGCCAAACCATTTGTCCCACTGGTAACTGTAAATGGAATCAATATATTTCAATCCGAAAGCCACATAAAGTAAGGAGATTGCAGAAGCAAACATCACCCCTCCTATGAATCCGCCTCCGGGAAGATCATGCCCTGCAAACAGCAGGGAGACAGAGAATAATATGATTATGGGCACGCATGCCTTTGATACGGTCTTGGTTATCAGGGTTGTCACTTGCTATCACTCCTGCTTTTTATAAGGTTATAAACACCCAGCCCTGCCAGGCAGATTACTACTATTTCTCCCAGAGTATCGTATCCCCTGAAATCGACCAGTATCACATTTACCATGTTGTGCCCTCTTGCAAGTGGAACACTGTTCTCGATAAAGTAATATGATATTGATTCAAAAGGAGATGCTATCCCCTGGGTTGCGTTAAGCAGCAGTACTAGTACCGTGATACCCACTGCAGAAGAGATAAGCAAATCTCTCGCCAGGACTGATCTTGTGAGATTCTCCCTGAATGTCTGGGGTATCTTTAGTATAACCAGCAGGAAGATTATGGTGAAAAGAGTTTCTACAAGGATCTGTGTCATTGCGAGATCAGGTGCCTGCAGGTATATGAACACAAGGCTTATGAGATATCCAACTGCAGAAACTGCAAGTATAGCATGCAGGTACTTCCTCAGGATTGCCGTACCAAGAGCAGCTAGTACAATAAGACCGAGGAGGATCCCTTCATAAGGGGGTACGTTAAAGTTAAGGTCAGCCGGGACCAGTGTGGTTGCAACCAGCATGGCAGGTATGGCCCCGAGAACCAGGAACAATAGCAGGAGTGCAACAAGATACGGTTTTACAGGTCCTGGCTGCATAACGGCTGCAAAGGCCGAACTTTTTCCCTGTGCCCCGTTCACTATCCTGTCATAGGCATAGTTGATACTGAACCAGGGGTATCTTGCATTCATCCGATCCTGCCAGGCTGCTATGGCGTCATACTTTGTATATAGTGCAATACCTGCGATGAAGGTTATGATCGTCATCATAAGTGCTGCTGTGAAACCGTGCCAGAGTGACACGTGAAGATGCACTTCCTGAAGCAATATCCCTGATGCTGCCGGCTCGATGATATACTGGACTGCAACAGAGGGGAAAAGGCCTATAAGGATAACAAGAATTGCCAGGAATGCGGGCGGGACGAGCATGATCAGAGATGGTTCATGCATATGTTTTGGAAGATGTTCACTGCGCCTTTTACCCAGAAATATACCGTCTATGAACCTGATCGAATAGGCAAATGTAAAGACACCTCCAAGAACTGCGGCTGCAGGTATCAGGTATTCTAGCGGTCCTCCCAGCAGATGTCCCATCTCCAGTGAGCTTTCATAGAACATCTCCTTGCTGAGGAAACCGTTAAGAGGCGGTACGCCTGCCATGGCAAGGGCAGCTATTGAGCCGATGATAAACGTTACGGGCATATCCTTGCGAAGCCCGCCCATTTTTGTTATATCCCTTGTGGCTGTCTCATGGGCCACGATACCAGCAACCAGGAAAAGACATGCCTTGAAAGTTGCATGGTTGAGCAGATGGAATGTTGCGGCGGCCACTCCTATGCCGGGGTATTGGTAGGTGGTGTAGCCGTACATGGCCATCATATATGCCAGCTGGCTGATGGTCGAATAGGCAAGTATTCCCTTGATATCCGTCTGGCGGAAGGCAAGGAACCCTGCTGCCAGCATGGTAATTATCCCCAGTCCGCTGACCAGGATGAACCATGCATCAGTTCCGGAAAATAGGGGATGTATCCTGGCAACAAGGTAGATACCTGCCTTTACCATGGTGGCTGAGTGAAGGAATGCGCTGACAGGAGTTGGTGCTTCCATCGCGTTCGGGAGCCATATATAGAACGGTCCCTGCGCAGATTTTGCGGCCGCTCCTATCAGGATAAGGACAAGCGCAAAGAGAAAGAACTCATGTCCTTTTATTGTCTCTATCATGGACTCGTTTTGCAGGACAGTGGCAATGTCAAAGGTGCCTGTGATGATATTTAGTACCAGGAAGCCAGCAAGCATGAAAATCCCGCCGCTGGCTGTTATCAGCAGGGATTTGGTAGCTCCGTAAACGGACATGGGACGGTTGCGCCAGTATCCGATAAGCATGAAGGATGTGATGCTTGTAAGCTCCCAGAATATGAACAGCTGAATAATGTTGGACGAAAAGACCATTCCAAGCATAGATCCCATGAACATGAGCAACTGCCTGTAATAGCGGGACAGGTCTTCGCGCTTTGACATGTATTCATTGGAGTATGCCATTATAAGTATGCCAACTCCGGAAACTATCAGACCGAACATTATGCTGAGCCCGTCTCCGTAGAAAGATAGCTCAATTCCCAATGAAGGAAGCCACGGGACCGAGCCTTGGATGTTCTCTCCATTTACTACAGACGGGACAGCCTGTGCCACCAGAAGCAATGACATGAGAGCAATTGCTGCAGCATACCATCCAATCCTCTTCTTCAGTACCTTTTCTGCAGCAGGCAATATACCGGCCATGATAAATGGCAAAAAAACCGCCAGTGTAATTGCTGTAAACAAATCCATGCCATGTAAGATTTCATTACCCGTATATAATTGTTGTTAACTCCAATTATTATTCGTGATGGATTCAGGTTACTATGTCTGAAATGTTCCTTTTTCTGCATTTCGTTTCAATGCATATCTCTCACCGCATATTTGACTGGTAAACTTATTCTAAGATAGGCTGCAATATCATTCAATATGCTGAAGGGAATTATTTTTGATTCGGATGGGGTACTTGTGGATTCCATGCCTTACCATGCACAGGCCTGGGTGCAGGTTTTCAAAGAAGAGGGCATAGATGTGCGTAAAGAGGAAATATATGAAGTGGAAGGAGCAAACCATGTTGGCGTGATCAATACTATGTTCAGGAAGACTAATAAAAAGCCCGGAAAAGATAATTACGATTCTCTTCTCACTAAAAAAAGGGAGCATTTCATGAAGAATAACAAGGCAGAGCCTTTTGACGGAATGCTTGAGTGTCTGCAGTCATTGAAAGGCAGGTATAAGCTTGCAGTTGCTTCAGGTGCAGACAAGACCATCGTAAACGACCTTATGGACAGGTTCTATCCCGGTATTTTTGATGTGCGCATCACGGGAGAGGACGTAGAGAACGGGAAACCTGACCCGGAACCTTATGTCAAGGCAGCCGGCAAGCTTGGCATTGGCGCTGTGGAGTGTATGGTTGTCGAGAACGCTCCTCTTGGGGTGCAGTCTGCTAAAAAAGCCGGTATGTACTGCGTAGCAGTTGCAACATATATACCGCCTGAAAAAGTTGCCGGTGCTGACAGGGTTTTTAAGGACCATTCCAAGCTTATTGATTATCTCAAAGGGCTTGCTATATCAGAAGATCCTGGTCAGTGAACGAATTAAAAATAAGAAAATAAGGTATAAGAAAAGAGACACGCTGTACGGTTATACCAGCCGTACTGTTTCAAGGTTTGTCAGTGCCCTTGTCTCAAGCTTGTTCTTTTTGTGTATCGAACTTGCAAGGTCAAGGCAGGAGCGCTCGTCACCGTGCTCCGTGAACACTCTCTCGGGACGCGGCTTCATCTTCTTGATGTAATCCATCAGCTGTCTTCTGTCTGAGTGGCCTGAGAAGCCGTCAACCACCTCTACCTGCATGTTCATGGATATAACATGGGTCCCATTGTTGGTCGAGAGAGGAATCTCCTTCCACCCTTTCTGTATCCTGCGACCCAGGGTTCCGTCCGCCTGGTAACCTACGAACACAAGTGTGTTCTTCTCATCGTCTGCGAACTTCTTGAAATATTCTATGACAGGGCCTGCATTCATCATACCTGAGGTGGCGAGAATCACACAAGGCTCTGGCTCTTGAAGGATTTTCTGTCTCAGTTCGTTGGAGTCCACAGGCTTGAAGCATTCTGCCAGGAACGGGTTTTCTCCCTTCTGGAAGATAAGCTTGCGCAGATCGTTGTTCAGGTATTCGGGATAGGTGGCGTGAATTGCCGTTGCTTCCCATATCATGCCGTCGAGATAGACCGGGACGTTGGGTATTTCCCCTTTGCGAATTGCATCCTCAAGGACTATCATTACTTCCTGGCTCCTTCCAACCGCAAATGCAGGGATAAGAACCACACCATTCCTGATCAGGGTTGTATTGATCACGTTCTTGAGATTGTTCTCAGCTTCCAGGAGGGAAGGCTGCAGAGCATTAGCACTTCCATATGTCGATTCCATCACTACACTTTCCACACGGGGGAACTTATTCACTGCTGCATCGAACAGTCTGGTCTTCTCGTACTTGAAATCACCCGTAAAGACCACGTTATGCAGCCCGTCACCTATGTGGAAGTGGGACACAGCTGACCCGAGGATATGCCCGGCATTATGGAAAGTCAGCTTGACATCCGGTGCGATATCGGTCACTTCTTCATAGTCCAGTACGATGGTGTGTTTAAGAACTTCCCTTACATCTGCTGATGAGTATGGGGGCCTCTTACCTTCTTTTGCAGCTACGTCTATGTAGTCAAGCTGCAGCAGTGCCATAAGGTCGCGTGTGGGGGGAGTACAGTACACAGGACCTTCAAAACCATACTTATATAGTAACGGCACAAGACCCTGGTGGTCCAGGTGGGCGTGTGTCAGCACAACTGCATCTATCTGGTTAATAGGGAAAGCCTCGGGAACATAGAGGTAAGGCGTCATGTTGTCATCAGAAGCGACATTGACGCCACAGTCTACCATGATCCTGGACTCAGGGGTTGAGATGATAAAGCAACTACGACCAACTTCCTTTGCTCCACCGAGGGATGTTATCCTTACCCAGTGGTCCTTGGAAGTGCATCCTCTGTGGATCTTCCTTCCCACTGCCTTAAGAATGTCTTTCCTTTCTTTATGGTTGGTACGCATGAACTCGCGGATGTTCTTTACGGTCCTTGATTTGATCGGTGGTGCTCTGACCACTTTTGGTGTCCAGCCGATCTTCTTGGTGATCTCCCTGAGGGTCTCACCGTGTTTTCCTATAACAAGGCCTGGTTTTTCAGCTTCGATGATGACTTCACCGACATCCGGGTCAAAATGGTAGTTTGATACCATCGCTTCCTCAGGCACTGTCTCAGCAATTCTCTGTATGGATTCCTCCGGAGGTGTAAGCACTTTAGGATCAGGGCGCACTACAATGCGTGTCCTGAGTACTTTTGCCAGATTCCTGACAATGTTACCGTTATCTGCGAATTTCTTGGGCTCTTCTGTGTAAACAACAAGCTGCGGACCTTCAAATTCAACACTAGAAATAGTCGTGCCGCTTGGCAACTTCTCTTCGATTTTCTTCTTAAGATCAGATAGTACTTCTTCTACCGCCATTAAAACAGCCTTCCTGTAAAAAAGTAAAAAATTGGGTTTAAAAAGTGTAATTTTTTAAAATTACATAATTTAACATTACTTGAACATTTTGATGTATAGTAAAGATCAGTAAGTGTCAGTTAAGTAATTCCCTGACCTTCTTCACATCCTCGAGTTCGAGCCTTGTGAACTGATCCTTCGTTATGATGACCACATCGATCCCATCACCTGACGCGGAATCCCTTTTCATGGCATTATGAAGTGCCCTGACAGCCAGTTCCACACCTTCCTGGGTGGTCATGTTCTCCTTATACCTGTCCTCAAGCACACCATATGCTATGGGTGAGCCGGAACCTGTCGCAACAACCCTCTTCTCATCAATGTTCCCGCCGAGAGCATCAATTGAGTATAGTTCAGGGCCATGCTTGTCATAACCTCCCACCAGCAGCTGCACCATCAGTGGATAGTAACGCTGTCCGCTCAGGAGATTTGATAACATCGTTGTTAACCCTTTGATTGTCATTGATTCTTTACGTCTCATTTTGTACAGCTTTGATTCAACGCTTATGATACGTACGATTTGCTGAGCATCTCCCACGGAGCCAGCAGTTGTCATTGCTGCGAAGTCGTCGATCTGGTATATCTTCTTTGCAGTCTTGCTTGCGATAAGATGCCCCATTGTTGCACGCTGTTCGGTCGCCATAACGACACCGTCACTGCATACTATCCCAACTGTAGTTGTACCTTTCAAATACTTATCATCGGTCATTAGTTATACCTCTAGCTAAAAATGAGTAAGTGATATGATAAAAACGTGTTATGCATTTATTGCACAGCTACCCATTAGTGATTTTTATATAAATAATTATCCCTTGTGTCTTACTGAATCCCAATTTCATCAGCAAGCGCTCTGACTCTCTTGATGCTCTCAATATCGATATTCTTTTCTGTCATCATTGTAATGCGTTCGTCCATAGTTATCCTTCTTGTCCCGACTATCAGGTTATCCGCATGAGCAACTATCTTTTCCTCGATCGTCCGGGGCATGTAGTCATCTTCCGGCAGGCCTAACCGGACAGCCTCTTCAGTGCTGATACCTGCACCGATATGCCTTTTGATAATCTCTGTGAGCTGCTTGTCAAGGCCAAGTTCCCGGGCAATCGCCACACCCTCTATGGCATGGGCAATACCGTGTGTCCTGGCACGTCCCAGATCATGCAGCAATCCTCCCAATTCTATGAGTTCCATGTCCGGATGCTCTTCTTCAGATGAGAACTTTCCGGCAATATCGACTGCAAGCTCGGAGACTGCAATGCAGTGAGCTATGACATCATTGTTACATCCTGAATCTTTCAGGATCTTCAAAGCTATCTCACGTGAGATCATATCAGTCTTTTTCAAACAGTTCAAGCCTTTTGTGGATCCTACCTGTGAATGGCTGGTTATCCTCAAACATCATATCCTCTCCACAGAGGGGACAGAGGAATTCACATTCTGTTGCTTCGTTGAAGTTCATGCGAGTGCATCCTTCCGGGCAGGTGTAAAATACATTATCCTCTTCAAAGGAAAGGCGTGACCTGAGGTTCTTAACAAGCCTTTTTTTCTCTTTCACAAGCTGGGGCTCAATATCTGACATGTCTAACGTCCAGAGATATGTCAGCCACCCGCTGCTGGAGTCGCGCTCCCTCCTGCAGACAGCCAATTTGTTCTCG
Encoded proteins:
- a CDS encoding multiple resistance and pH regulation protein F yields the protein MNLLDVALVIMSISLIPCLYRIIAGPTLPDRVVGLDALTLVMVVTLGVYSYVQESPFFLDAALVLSIISFVGTIAIARYIDEGAIF
- a CDS encoding putative monovalent cation/H+ antiporter subunit E, which produces MRQYIAYALALGIVWCFVSGEASILNFMVGSVLGILIIWSLKKLYQPDEDVPYKNIIARIPKLATFFAILMIEITKASILVAKIVLWPKLDIKPGIIAVPIRATKDVSITAIANTISLTPGTLTIDVSDDLTKIYVHSIDASDPEALKISIRDKLEKYVLEAFE
- a CDS encoding putative monovalent cation/H+ antiporter subunit D yields the protein MDSMQHVPIILVALPMVFAAITILFRSKSGLQKALNIGVFAGLFVMSLSLLLDVWNNGIIVYEVGEWGKYGILLVADLLGASMVVLSSLISLMAMIYATDYMDRRALDTTFFPLFNLMAAGLNGIFLTGDIFNMFVFFEVLVLSSCGLIVLTGRGDHTKMADKLEAIFKYLILNMVSIILMLVAIASLYATVGTLNMADIAVKIAYLAETGTLPWHIHVIAMMLIVVFGYKAALFPLHFWLADVHPSAPAPIHAMLSGMVIKVGVYGILRVHYLIFHESMFMLQPVLILLSLVTIAVGATSAVGQYDLKRLLAYSSVSQIGYVLLGVGMGTAYALTAAMVYLVNHAIAKSMLFLATGETLYHAGTKDIRKMGGFVQSAPFLSVIFLIGAMSIAGLPPTGGFFAKLVLFDAGLGAEYYIPIGIALVFAIFTLFYLFRTWLSIFWGEVKEHDKEDAYKTRNPTIAIKISLALLACVVIFLGVYPEPLIVLSSTIAEQLLDPQPYIAAVLERSVR
- a CDS encoding NADH-ubiquinone oxidoreductase chain 4L, with product MNNTLLSVCIALLFAIGTFMILRRDMIKVAIGITVLSHATNLLIVSAGAFLGGRTPIITSEDPGSSSGIIFTDDLANGILAPIIPKGTEMVFVDPLVQALTLTAIVISLATTAFLLILCYRIYQEHGTTDVSEIRRLKG
- a CDS encoding Na+/H+ antiporter MnhB subunit-like protein codes for the protein MTTLITKTVSKACVPIIILFSVSLLFAGHDLPGGGFIGGVMFASAISLLYVAFGLKYIDSIYSYQWDKWFGTGLLLASLTGFGAMLFGYNFLRSLYMLVNLPLAGDVKLLSTTLFDIGVYLVVIGSLLYVFKGTGEDE
- a CDS encoding NADH/Ubiquinone/plastoquinone (complex I), with the protein product MAGILPAAEKVLKKRIGWYAAAIALMSLLLVAQAVPSVVNGENIQGSVPWLPSLGIELSFYGDGLSIMFGLIVSGVGILIMAYSNEYMSKREDLSRYYRQLLMFMGSMLGMVFSSNIIQLFIFWELTSITSFMLIGYWRNRPMSVYGATKSLLITASGGIFMLAGFLVLNIITGTFDIATVLQNESMIETIKGHEFFLFALVLILIGAAAKSAQGPFYIWLPNAMEAPTPVSAFLHSATMVKAGIYLVARIHPLFSGTDAWFILVSGLGIITMLAAGFLAFRQTDIKGILAYSTISQLAYMMAMYGYTTYQYPGIGVAAATFHLLNHATFKACLFLVAGIVAHETATRDITKMGGLRKDMPVTFIIGSIAALAMAGVPPLNGFLSKEMFYESSLEMGHLLGGPLEYLIPAAAVLGGVFTFAYSIRFIDGIFLGKRRSEHLPKHMHEPSLIMLVPPAFLAILVILIGLFPSVAVQYIIEPAASGILLQEVHLHVSLWHGFTAALMMTIITFIAGIALYTKYDAIAAWQDRMNARYPWFSINYAYDRIVNGAQGKSSAFAAVMQPGPVKPYLVALLLLFLVLGAIPAMLVATTLVPADLNFNVPPYEGILLGLIVLAALGTAILRKYLHAILAVSAVGYLISLVFIYLQAPDLAMTQILVETLFTIIFLLVILKIPQTFRENLTRSVLARDLLISSAVGITVLVLLLNATQGIASPFESISYYFIENSVPLARGHNMVNVILVDFRGYDTLGEIVVICLAGLGVYNLIKSRSDSK
- a CDS encoding HAD-superfamily hydrolase gives rise to the protein MLKGIIFDSDGVLVDSMPYHAQAWVQVFKEEGIDVRKEEIYEVEGANHVGVINTMFRKTNKKPGKDNYDSLLTKKREHFMKNNKAEPFDGMLECLQSLKGRYKLAVASGADKTIVNDLMDRFYPGIFDVRITGEDVENGKPDPEPYVKAAGKLGIGAVECMVVENAPLGVQSAKKAGMYCVAVATYIPPEKVAGADRVFKDHSKLIDYLKGLAISEDPGQ
- a CDS encoding beta-lactamase-like protein, encoding MAVEEVLSDLKKKIEEKLPSGTTISSVEFEGPQLVVYTEEPKKFADNGNIVRNLAKVLRTRIVVRPDPKVLTPPEESIQRIAETVPEEAMVSNYHFDPDVGEVIIEAEKPGLVIGKHGETLREITKKIGWTPKVVRAPPIKSRTVKNIREFMRTNHKERKDILKAVGRKIHRGCTSKDHWVRITSLGGAKEVGRSCFIISTPESRIMVDCGVNVASDDNMTPYLYVPEAFPINQIDAVVLTHAHLDHQGLVPLLYKYGFEGPVYCTPPTRDLMALLQLDYIDVAAKEGKRPPYSSADVREVLKHTIVLDYEEVTDIAPDVKLTFHNAGHILGSAVSHFHIGDGLHNVVFTGDFKYEKTRLFDAAVNKFPRVESVVMESTYGSANALQPSLLEAENNLKNVINTTLIRNGVVLIPAFAVGRSQEVMIVLEDAIRKGEIPNVPVYLDGMIWEATAIHATYPEYLNNDLRKLIFQKGENPFLAECFKPVDSNELRQKILQEPEPCVILATSGMMNAGPVIEYFKKFADDEKNTLVFVGYQADGTLGRRIQKGWKEIPLSTNNGTHVISMNMQVEVVDGFSGHSDRRQLMDYIKKMKPRPERVFTEHGDERSCLDLASSIHKKNKLETRALTNLETVRLV
- a CDS encoding proteasome endopeptidase complex, producing MTDDKYLKGTTTVGIVCSDGVVMATEQRATMGHLIASKTAKKIYQIDDFAAMTTAGSVGDAQQIVRIISVESKLYKMRRKESMTIKGLTTMLSNLLSGQRYYPLMVQLLVGGYDKHGPELYSIDALGGNIDEKRVVATGSGSPIAYGVLEDRYKENMTTQEGVELAVRALHNAMKRDSASGDGIDVVIITKDQFTRLELEDVKKVRELLN
- a CDS encoding metal dependent phosphohydrolase, encoding MISREIALKILKDSGCNNDVIAHCIAVSELAVDIAGKFSSEEEHPDMELIELGGLLHDLGRARTHGIAHAIEGVAIARELGLDKQLTEIIKRHIGAGISTEEAVRLGLPEDDYMPRTIEEKIVAHADNLIVGTRRITMDERITMMTEKNIDIESIKRVRALADEIGIQ
- a CDS encoding transcription factor IIE (TFIIE), alpha subunit is translated as MIDLNNPVIRGYLIRLVGEEGVEMIRNMPEGEVTDEQIAQATGILLNIVRRTLFILNENKLAVCRRERDSSSGWLTYLWTLDMSDIEPQLVKEKKRLVKNLRSRLSFEEDNVFYTCPEGCTRMNFNEATECEFLCPLCGEDMMFEDNQPFTGRIHKRLELFEKD